In one window of Xiphophorus hellerii strain 12219 chromosome 23, Xiphophorus_hellerii-4.1, whole genome shotgun sequence DNA:
- the LOC116714747 gene encoding zinc finger BED domain-containing protein 1-like isoform X2 has protein sequence MEGTGECSEGEPRKRQKMSKVWEHFRLNRKDNTAQCIHCKAELAYHNSTTSMLQHLKRKHPLHASNSYTVANSEPKSHTLDSFVQRVPGCSVVQAAEFTNSILNMIITDMRPLSVVEDEGFQKMISTFNPNYTPPSRTYFVKMMEKKYEEIKDKLKNILKETDSIALTADIWTSVATEAYLGVTCHFLGEDWKMKSHTLTTMPLEERHTAANIAEWLEEVIAKFDVPPEKVRAVIHDNGANIVAAVKILAEKHKWASVRCAGHTLNLVVQNALKSNQSISKCGSCKMSC, from the exons ATGGAGGGAACCGGAGAATGCTCAGAAGGAGAACCCCGAAAGcgacaaaaaatgtcaaaagtttggGAACATTTTAGGCTAAACAGAAAGGACAACACAGCGCAATGCATCCACTGCAAAGCAGAATTGGCGTACCACAACAGCACAACATCAATGTTGCAGCATCTGAAGAGAAAACACCCGCTACATGCATCCAACTCGTACACGGTTGCCAACAG TGAACCGAAGAGTCATACGTTGGACAGCTTTGTTCAAAGGGTTCCAGGATGTTCGGTTGTTCAAGCAGCTGAgttcacaaacagcattttaaatatgATCATCACAGACATGCGACCGCTGTCCGTGGTGGAAGATGAAGGATTCCAGAAGATGATCTCCACCTTCAATCCAAATTATACCCCTCCTTCCAGAACCTACTTTGTAAAAATGATGGAGAAAAAGTATGAAGAAATCAAAGACAAATTGAAAAACATCCTAAAAGAGACAGACAGCATTGCTCTCACAGCAGACATTTGGACAAGTGTTGCCACAGAGGCATATCTTGGAGTGACATGCCACTTTCTTGGAGAGGACTGGAAAATGAAGTCCCACACCCTGACAACAATGCCACTTGAAGAaagacacacagcagcaaacatTGCAGAGTGGCTTGAGGAGGTTATTGCAAAGTTTGATGTTCCACCTGAGAAAGTCAGAGCTGTCATCCACGACAATGGTGCCAATATTGTAGCAGCAGTGAAGATTTTGGCAGAAAAGCATAAGTGGGCATCTGTGCGATGTGCAGGGCACACCCTGAACTTGGTGGTACAGAATGCTCTGAAGAGCAACCAGAGCATCTCAAAGTGTGGCAGCTGCAAGATGTcttgttga
- the LOC116714747 gene encoding zinc finger BED domain-containing protein 1-like isoform X1 codes for MGTASHMLIQDVSTRWNSTFHMLCRLLEQRWPITAALSDPALTPRGKHYLDLKPEHWNIIEEISKALQPFEEATVFLSGQDYVTLSALPQLVQSLKKSIQTQVFETAPAQSYQAEVMAQITTRWEGLFMCQPQSSNTVVLTAALDPRFKKLKFLPPDEAFKIQSMVQTMVLDVKKKMRQKNSGENEVSTDAQDKPVEHQQNTNTFFSNLLGSSESSTSDEEDEEQHLNQDVQKEVLMYFGEHTLSKRENPLLWWKSNAARYPTLSKLAKFFLCIPATSTPSEQLFSAAGNIASKRRASLSSQHVDMLTFLHSNHSLL; via the coding sequence ATGGGCACAGCATCACACATGCTCATACAAGATGTAAGCACTCGTTGGAACAGTACTTTCCACATGCTGTGTAGGCTGCTGGAGCAAAGATGGCCGATAACTGCTGCACTATCTGACCCAGCATTGACACCACGAGGAAAACACTACCTTGATCTTAAGCCAGAGCATTGGAATATTATAGAGGAGATAAGCAAGGCTCTTCAGCCATTTGAAGAAGCAACGGTGTTTCTGAGTGGGCAAGACTACGTTACTCTTTCTGCACTTCCACAACTTGTGCAAAGCCTCAAGAAGTCCATACAGACCCAAGTTTTTGAGACTGCACCAGCTCAGTCATACCAAGCTGAAGTGATGGCACAGATCACAACAAGATGGGAAGGACTATTTATGTGTCAGCCTCAATCCTCAAATACTGTTGTACTTACTGCTGCTTTAGATCCCAGATTTAAGAAACTTAAGTTCTTGCCCCCAGATGAAGCCTTTAAGATCCAAAGCATGGTTCAAACAATGGTCCTTGatgtcaaaaagaaaatgagacagaaaaattCAGGTGAAAATGAGGTCTCCACTGATGCCCAAGACAAGCCTGTAGAGCATCAGCAGAACACCAACACATTTTTCAGCAATCTACTGGGTTCTTCAGAATCCAGCACAAGtgatgaggaggatgaggaacAGCATTTGAACCAAGATGTTCAAAAGGAAGTCTTGATGTACTTTGGAGAGCATACACTGTCCAAGAGGGAGAACCCACTTCTATGGTGGAAATCAAATGCAGCACGGTACCCAACACTGTCAAAACTTGCAAAGTTCTTTCTGTGTATACCAGCAACATCAACACCATCAGAACAGCTTTTTTCCGCAGCAGGGAACATCGCATCGAAGCGCAGGGCAAGCCTCAGTTCACAACATGTCGACATGCTCACTTTCCTTCACAGCAACCATAGTCTTCTTTAA